The genomic interval GGTCGGGCACGACGGTGCGCGACTGCTGGTGTGATTTAGGCCTTGCGTTTCGGCGCGACGGCGAATGCGCGCCGAGCGGCCTGTCGTCATGGTGAATCTCAGAGCCGGTTGGCCGGACTCTGTTAACGATCGTCTCCGAGTTTTGCCGGCCTGGACGGAACCAGGCCGGCGCGGCGCGATTGATGTGGGACATCGTCAGGGCGGGGCGCGGCTGTTAAATAGTAAAGGCCGGCCAAAGTTGCGAACGGCTTCATTCTCCATGATTTCCGGGTGGGCATGTGGTTCGGCTGGGTTTCGTTATCGGCTTTATCGCGGTCATCGGAGTTTTGCTCTCCGGAATTGCGGCCTGGCGTGGGTATGAACAGGAGTTGGCAGTCGACAGGATCGCGCTGTCACGCGCGATCGACGTCCATGCCAGCCTGGTTCAGGAGCGTCTCATCGAGCGAGAACTGCTGGCGCGGGTCGCATCGGGATTGTTTCGGTCGCCCTCGGCGGTGAGAGCCAATATGCTCCATCCGTTGCGCACTTCGATTTATGCCTTCAAGACCGATTTCGCTGTCGCCGGCTGGGTTGCACGTCTTCATCCGGGCGAACTCCCGCAGGCTCATGCCGCGCTGGCGTCGGCTGGATTTCCGAATCCGCAAATCCGGAGTTTTGACGACAAGCCGCGCGATCTGCGTTCGCTCGACAAACCGATCGACGTGGTGATGGACGTTGAGCCGCAAAACGCGGAAACGGCCGCATTTCCGGGCCGCTCGCTCGACCAGGACCCGATCCTGGGGCCGATGTTCGCCCATGCGATGCAGACGAAAACGTCGGTCGTATCGGATCCGATCCATCTGCTGCGGCCCGATGGGCCGATCGGGCTGGTTATCGCCACGCCGGTTTTCGAGGAGGGAAGCGAGACGCCGGCAGGCTTTATTACCTTTTCATATCGACTCGCGTCGTTGATGCTGACAAACGACGAGCTGTCGCTGTTCTCCGTTGTCCTGAAAGATCCGCGAAATCCACGCTCGGAATTGATCGCCGACGACAGCGGCAATGTCACGTCACGCCTCAGGCAGCCGGGCGATCCCGTTCCGCTGGTGCTCCGGACGGAGACCTTCGGCGGACGGGACTGGTCGCTCGGCTATTACCCGAAAAACAATGCGATCCATCGCGCGCGAAGACTGGCCGCGGTGGTGGCCGCGATCGGTCTTGCGCTGACAAGCATCATTTGCGGCCTGTTCGGATATGTCGCCTATAACAACCTGCGGCTGAGCCGCGAAATCCAGGTTCGGATCGGCTTCGAGCGGCGGTTGACCGCCGTGATCGATGAACTCAATCACCGGGTCAAAAACATTCTTGCGGTGATTCAATCGATCGTCACGCGTACGCTGCGGCACGGCTCCGACATCGAAGTCGCCCGCGAACTGCTGATCGGCCGGATCCATGCCATGTCCAACGTGGTCTCGCTGCTCAGCGAGAGCCAGTGGCAGGGGGTGAAACTCAAGGGACTGTTCGAGGCGCGCGCAATCCCCAACGCCGACCGCATCGCGGTCAACGGTCCGGACATCTCCGTGAGCGCGCGCGCAGCGCAAAGCCTCTCATTGTTGTTCTTCGAACTGGCGTCGCATTCCGACGAGGGACTGTCGCTGGTCGGCAAGCATCCGCATATCGTCGTGCATTGGGCAGTTGAGGGCGAGGGCAGCGAGGCGATGTTTCGTTTTCGGTGGGAGGAATTCAATACCAGTGCAGCGACCCGCCGCGAGGACAGCGATTTTGGCATCATCCTGCTGGACCGCGTTGCCCCGGAGGCGTTGGGCGGCATTTCCAAGCGGTATTTCACCGAGGCGAGCTATGTCTATGAACTCGTCGCTCCCATGGAGACCGTCGTGGATGTGACTGAGAGAGATCGCACGACGCAAATATCCGCGCCTATCACGTCCGTTACCGATCAAGCCGGTTAAAGAGGTGGGCCGCAGGGATCGCAGCCGTCCCGAGCGGTTGTTGCCGTGGGGCCTTGATGTTTGGGCTATCGGCCGCTGCCGATCACGGCCCGGACGGTGTCGTCCGGGCCAAAATCCTCGGTACCGTCGACGTAAAGCAGGGCGCTCAGTTTCGATCGCGCGCGGTTGACGCGGCTCTTGATGGTGCCGACAGCGCATCCGCAGATCTTCGCGGCGTCCTCGTAGGAGAATCCCGAAGCGCCCACGAGGATCAAGGCTTCGCGCTGATCCTGCGGCAGCTTGTCGAGCGCCGCGCGGAATTCCTCGAATTCCAGATGGGCGTTCTGGTTCGGCTGCGATTTCAACGTTTTCGCATAGCTGCCATCGGAATCCTCGACCTCGCGCCGCCGCTTGCGGTAGTCCGAGCGGAACAGGTTGCGCAGGATCGTGAACAGCCACGCCGGAAGGTTCGACCCCGGCTGAAACGAATCGATGTTGGCGAGCGCGCGGAGCAGGGTTTCCTGCACCAGGTCGTCGGCACGGTCGCCATTTCCGCTCAGCGAAATCGCGAATGCGCGCAGATTCGGTACCGATGCCAGGATGTCCTCGCGTAGTGAATCTGTGAGAGGCATTTAGTCCCTCCCGTCGTTTTTTGTATCGAAGTCGCCCGTAGAGGTTATTTGTGGATTTTCCGGCCCCGATGCATCGAGCTTTCGAATTAATTCTGCGAACCGGTCCGGGACACCCTGCCTCACGACATCGTCATACATGGCGCGAAGCTGATGCCCGATTCTGGACTGAATCTCGGCATTGAGGCCGCTTTTGCCGGTCGATGGCTTTGTATCTTTCATCATTGCGCGCCCAGGGTTCAAGATATTGAAAAACCGAGATATTCCCCGTTTTGTTACACCGTTTTCACGGAACTTGTATGGAGCCTAATTCAAAGCCGGAGCGAAAGTTCCGGGGGCAGGGAACTTTTGTCATGCTGGGGCGTAGACTACGCGGCGGCGGATCGGGATCCGCCGTTGCGCCGTGCGTCGCCTAAAGCCGTGCGTCGTCTAAAGACGAGAGGCTTGATCCCGAGAGCTGTTTTCAAAAAGGATGGATGGGGATGTTTCGATCACAGGTCGTCGCCGAACATTTGCCGCTCTTGCGACGGTATGCCCGCGCCCTGACGGGAAATCAGGCGTCCGGAGACGCCTATGTCGGAGCCATGCTGGAGGCACTGCTCCAGGACCCTGCGCTGCTCGACGAGCGGCATGGGCCGCGGGCGGGGTTGTTTCGGCTGTTCACCCAAATCTGGAATTCGGTTTCGATCAACGACGACACCGACGAGGTGCCGGCGGC from Nitrobacter sp. NHB1 carries:
- a CDS encoding CHASE domain-containing protein — its product is MVRLGFVIGFIAVIGVLLSGIAAWRGYEQELAVDRIALSRAIDVHASLVQERLIERELLARVASGLFRSPSAVRANMLHPLRTSIYAFKTDFAVAGWVARLHPGELPQAHAALASAGFPNPQIRSFDDKPRDLRSLDKPIDVVMDVEPQNAETAAFPGRSLDQDPILGPMFAHAMQTKTSVVSDPIHLLRPDGPIGLVIATPVFEEGSETPAGFITFSYRLASLMLTNDELSLFSVVLKDPRNPRSELIADDSGNVTSRLRQPGDPVPLVLRTETFGGRDWSLGYYPKNNAIHRARRLAAVVAAIGLALTSIICGLFGYVAYNNLRLSREIQVRIGFERRLTAVIDELNHRVKNILAVIQSIVTRTLRHGSDIEVARELLIGRIHAMSNVVSLLSESQWQGVKLKGLFEARAIPNADRIAVNGPDISVSARAAQSLSLLFFELASHSDEGLSLVGKHPHIVVHWAVEGEGSEAMFRFRWEEFNTSAATRREDSDFGIILLDRVAPEALGGISKRYFTEASYVYELVAPMETVVDVTERDRTTQISAPITSVTDQAG
- a CDS encoding NepR family anti-sigma factor; its protein translation is MKDTKPSTGKSGLNAEIQSRIGHQLRAMYDDVVRQGVPDRFAELIRKLDASGPENPQITSTGDFDTKNDGRD
- a CDS encoding sigma-70 family RNA polymerase sigma factor, producing MPLTDSLREDILASVPNLRAFAISLSGNGDRADDLVQETLLRALANIDSFQPGSNLPAWLFTILRNLFRSDYRKRRREVEDSDGSYAKTLKSQPNQNAHLEFEEFRAALDKLPQDQREALILVGASGFSYEDAAKICGCAVGTIKSRVNRARSKLSALLYVDGTEDFGPDDTVRAVIGSGR